From Bifidobacterium longum subsp. longum JCM 1217, one genomic window encodes:
- a CDS encoding LacI family DNA-binding transcriptional regulator — MVGMRDVAKAAGVSLSTVSLVVNNTGYVSADMRAKVESAMRQLNYIPNELARNLYRNRTNTIGVIMPTIAHPFFSTLTAHLQREFAARDLKTLLCSTADTDKGESEYIDMLQRHMMDGIIMAAHTEHPADYWTSIHRPIVAFDRTLGEGVPVVRSDHEQGGRLIARQLIDSGARHVVLVGGPRSQFAEGTTFPTIRYHLTVERLLAEAGIACDYVEAGTVADIAAHEATACAIFEQYPDVDAIVGSDVVASVALQEASRRGIEVPADLQVIAYDGTLMAETAGKRLTAIRQDFPAIAAALAVRMDSQIAADGGPASPSKNDSASNVDTQPTPEEVIPVALIPGETTR; from the coding sequence ATGGTCGGCATGCGCGACGTAGCCAAAGCGGCAGGGGTGTCCTTAAGCACCGTTTCGTTGGTGGTCAACAACACCGGCTACGTCTCGGCCGATATGCGTGCCAAAGTCGAGTCCGCGATGCGCCAGCTCAACTACATTCCCAACGAGCTGGCCCGCAACCTCTACCGAAACCGCACCAACACCATCGGCGTGATCATGCCGACCATCGCCCACCCGTTCTTCTCCACACTCACCGCGCATCTGCAGCGCGAGTTCGCCGCGCGCGACCTCAAAACCCTGCTCTGCTCCACCGCCGATACAGACAAGGGCGAGAGCGAGTACATCGACATGCTCCAGCGGCACATGATGGACGGCATCATCATGGCGGCCCACACCGAGCATCCGGCCGACTACTGGACCTCCATCCATCGGCCAATTGTCGCTTTCGACCGCACGCTCGGTGAGGGTGTGCCGGTCGTCCGGTCTGATCATGAACAGGGAGGCCGTCTGATTGCGCGCCAGCTCATCGATTCCGGCGCGCGCCACGTGGTGCTCGTTGGTGGCCCGCGTTCCCAGTTCGCGGAAGGCACCACTTTCCCCACGATTCGCTACCATCTCACCGTCGAGCGTCTGCTGGCTGAGGCCGGCATTGCCTGCGATTATGTCGAAGCCGGCACCGTGGCCGACATCGCCGCCCACGAAGCCACCGCATGCGCCATTTTCGAACAGTATCCTGATGTCGACGCCATCGTCGGCTCCGATGTGGTGGCATCCGTGGCATTGCAGGAAGCCTCACGACGGGGTATCGAGGTGCCTGCTGATCTGCAAGTCATCGCCTATGACGGCACTCTCATGGCCGAAACCGCCGGCAAACGCCTGACCGCGATTCGACAGGACTTCCCGGCCATCGCCGCCGCGCTCGCCGTCCGCATGGACTCACAGATCGCCGCCGACGGTGGCCCCGCCTCTCCGTCCAAGAACGATAGCGCTTCGAACGTTGACACCCAACCCACTCCCGAAGAAGTCATCCCCGTAGCCCTCATCCCCGGCGAAACCACCCGGTGA
- a CDS encoding MFS transporter — protein MTAAVEETGLGQAAGKAATLVRDSVKTVIAASMVGTAIEFYDFYAYGTAAANYFPHIFFSAKDNPTVALLMSLLTFAVAFIARPLGSLIFGHFGDRMGRKTTLVVSLMTMGVGTFLIGCLPTYDQVGVGAVAILCLLRFIQGIGLGGEWSGAALVATENAPEDKRALYGSFPELGAPIGFFLSNGTYFVLESFNNQDAMLAWGWRVPFLLSAILVIVGLVVRVHMEETPIFRMAQEQKKVVKSPLTEVFRKSWRQVLQATFLVAVTYTLFYTLATWSLAWGTKEQGEGGGNLGFTNQEYLLMLMISICVFALFIVLSCLYADKIGRRRVLTFSSCALVVFAVLFPFLLDGGLVGQKNFFANMVFLCVGFALMGIAFGPIGAFLPELFDANVRYSGSGIGYNLAAIVGAAFVPTIATWLSSHWGVHSVGLYLAVMAVCCLVSVLTCKETKDVDFTK, from the coding sequence ATGACTGCAGCAGTCGAAGAGACTGGCTTAGGGCAGGCGGCAGGTAAAGCCGCTACCTTGGTACGCGATTCGGTCAAGACCGTGATCGCCGCGTCGATGGTCGGTACCGCCATCGAATTCTATGACTTCTACGCCTACGGCACCGCCGCGGCAAACTACTTCCCGCACATCTTCTTCTCCGCGAAGGACAACCCCACCGTCGCACTGCTGATGAGCTTGCTGACCTTCGCCGTCGCCTTCATCGCCCGCCCGCTGGGCTCGCTGATCTTCGGCCACTTCGGCGATCGCATGGGCCGCAAGACCACGCTGGTCGTCAGCCTGATGACCATGGGTGTCGGCACCTTCCTGATTGGCTGCCTGCCCACCTACGATCAGGTCGGCGTTGGTGCAGTCGCCATCCTCTGCCTGCTGCGTTTCATCCAGGGCATCGGCCTGGGCGGCGAATGGTCCGGCGCGGCACTGGTCGCCACCGAGAACGCGCCTGAAGACAAGCGCGCACTGTACGGCTCCTTCCCGGAGCTCGGCGCCCCGATCGGCTTCTTCCTGTCCAACGGCACCTACTTCGTGCTCGAATCCTTCAACAATCAGGACGCGATGCTGGCTTGGGGCTGGCGTGTGCCGTTCCTGCTGTCCGCCATCCTGGTGATCGTCGGTCTCGTGGTCCGCGTTCACATGGAGGAGACCCCGATCTTCCGTATGGCTCAGGAGCAGAAGAAGGTTGTCAAGTCCCCGCTGACCGAGGTCTTCCGCAAGTCTTGGCGTCAGGTGCTGCAGGCCACCTTCCTCGTGGCTGTGACCTACACGCTGTTCTACACGCTCGCCACTTGGTCCCTCGCTTGGGGCACCAAGGAGCAGGGCGAAGGCGGCGGCAACCTTGGCTTCACCAACCAGGAATACCTGCTCATGCTCATGATCTCCATCTGCGTGTTCGCCCTGTTCATCGTGCTGTCCTGCCTGTACGCGGACAAGATCGGCCGCCGTCGCGTGCTGACCTTCTCCTCCTGCGCGCTCGTCGTGTTCGCCGTGCTCTTCCCGTTCCTGCTGGACGGTGGTCTGGTCGGCCAGAAGAACTTCTTCGCCAACATGGTGTTCCTGTGCGTCGGCTTTGCCCTGATGGGCATCGCCTTCGGCCCGATCGGCGCCTTCCTGCCTGAGCTGTTCGACGCCAACGTGCGTTACTCCGGCTCCGGCATCGGCTACAACCTGGCCGCCATCGTCGGCGCGGCTTTCGTGCCGACCATCGCCACTTGGCTGAGCTCCCACTGGGGCGTCCACTCCGTGGGCCTCTACCTCGCCGTGATGGCCGTGTGCTGCCTCGTCTCCGTGCTCACTTGCAAGGAGACTAAGGACGTTGACTTTACCAAGTGA
- the ilvC gene encoding ketol-acid reductoisomerase, with product MAATIWYEKDADLSVFDGKKVAILGYGSQGHAHALNLRDSGVDVVVGLRPTSKSVEFAKEQGLEVKPVGEAVAEADVVMILLPDQYQAKVYKEEVEPNLKPGAALAFAHGFNIHYGYIKPSEDHPVFMVAPKGPGHIVRREYAAGRGVPVVVAVEQDPDGKTWPLCLAYAKALGALRAGAIKTTFTEETETDLFGEQDVLMGGINHLCDLGFDVLTEAGYQPEIAYFEVFHELKMLVDLANEGGLNKARWSCSDTAQYGDYTSTVITDETKKRMQYQLKRIQDGSFAKEFMDDQAAGAPKFKKLQEEYSHPHLETVGPKLRAMFSWNNAEAKDKDEAESFNGKIARTQVQ from the coding sequence ATGGCAGCAACTATCTGGTACGAGAAGGACGCCGATCTGTCCGTGTTCGATGGCAAGAAGGTCGCCATCTTGGGCTACGGCTCTCAGGGTCACGCTCACGCACTGAACCTGCGTGACTCCGGTGTCGACGTGGTCGTCGGCCTGCGTCCGACCTCCAAGTCTGTCGAGTTCGCCAAGGAGCAGGGTCTTGAGGTCAAGCCGGTTGGCGAGGCCGTCGCCGAGGCTGACGTTGTGATGATCCTTCTGCCTGACCAGTACCAGGCCAAGGTCTACAAGGAAGAAGTTGAGCCGAACCTGAAGCCGGGCGCTGCCCTGGCGTTCGCCCACGGCTTCAACATCCACTACGGCTACATCAAGCCGTCCGAGGATCACCCGGTCTTCATGGTCGCCCCGAAGGGCCCGGGCCACATCGTTCGTCGTGAGTACGCCGCTGGCCGTGGCGTCCCGGTCGTCGTTGCCGTCGAGCAGGACCCGGACGGCAAGACCTGGCCGCTGTGCCTGGCTTACGCCAAGGCTCTGGGCGCTCTGCGTGCAGGCGCCATCAAGACCACCTTCACTGAGGAGACCGAGACCGATCTGTTCGGTGAGCAGGACGTCCTCATGGGTGGCATCAACCACCTGTGCGACCTCGGTTTCGACGTGCTGACCGAGGCTGGCTACCAGCCGGAGATCGCCTACTTCGAGGTCTTCCACGAGCTGAAGATGCTCGTCGACCTGGCTAACGAGGGTGGCCTGAACAAGGCTCGCTGGTCCTGCTCCGACACCGCTCAGTACGGCGACTACACCTCCACCGTCATCACCGACGAGACCAAGAAGCGCATGCAGTACCAGCTCAAGCGCATTCAGGACGGCTCCTTCGCCAAGGAGTTCATGGACGACCAGGCCGCTGGCGCCCCGAAGTTCAAGAAGCTGCAGGAAGAGTACTCTCACCCGCACCTCGAGACCGTCGGCCCGAAGCTGCGCGCCATGTTCTCCTGGAACAACGCCGAGGCCAAGGACAAGGACGAGGCCGAGTCCTTCAACGGCAAGATCGCTCGTACCCAGGTTCAGTGA
- the ilvC gene encoding ketol-acid reductoisomerase: MAAQIWYENDGDLSVLEGKKVAIIGYGSQGHAHALNLRDSGVDVVVGLRPTSKSVDFAKEQGLEVKSVAEASAEADVIMILAPDQYQRTIWANDIEPNIKPGAAVAFAHGFNIHYGYIKPSEDHPVFMVAPKGPGHIVRREYAAGRGVPVVVAVEQDPRGDGWALTLAYAKALGALRAGAIKTTFKEETETDLFGEQNVLMGGVNKLVEMGFEVLTDAGYQPEIAYFEVCHELKMLVDLMNEGGLNKARWSCSDTAQYGDYVNTVINEDCRKRMEYHLQRIQDGSFAKEFIDDQDAGAPHFKELQEKYSNERIETVGPKLRAMFSWNKDGVKDADEANSFTGKIARAQVQ, encoded by the coding sequence ATGGCAGCACAAATCTGGTATGAGAACGACGGCGATCTTTCCGTCCTCGAAGGCAAGAAGGTCGCAATCATCGGCTACGGTTCCCAGGGCCACGCCCACGCGCTGAACCTTCGCGATTCCGGTGTCGACGTGGTCGTCGGCCTGCGTCCGACCTCCAAGTCGGTCGACTTCGCCAAGGAGCAGGGCCTCGAGGTCAAGTCCGTGGCCGAGGCTTCCGCCGAGGCCGACGTGATCATGATTCTGGCCCCCGACCAGTACCAGCGCACCATCTGGGCCAACGACATCGAGCCCAACATCAAGCCGGGTGCCGCTGTTGCGTTCGCTCATGGCTTCAACATTCACTACGGCTACATCAAGCCGTCTGAGGATCACCCGGTGTTCATGGTTGCCCCGAAGGGCCCGGGCCACATCGTTCGTCGTGAGTACGCCGCTGGCCGTGGCGTGCCGGTCGTCGTGGCCGTCGAGCAGGATCCGCGTGGCGACGGCTGGGCTCTGACCCTGGCCTACGCCAAGGCCCTCGGTGCCCTGCGCGCCGGTGCCATCAAGACCACCTTCAAGGAAGAGACCGAGACCGATCTCTTCGGCGAGCAGAACGTGCTCATGGGTGGCGTGAACAAGCTCGTCGAGATGGGCTTCGAAGTCCTGACCGACGCCGGCTACCAGCCGGAAATCGCCTACTTCGAGGTCTGCCACGAGCTCAAGATGCTCGTCGACCTGATGAACGAGGGCGGTCTGAACAAGGCTCGTTGGTCCTGCTCCGACACCGCCCAGTACGGCGACTACGTCAACACCGTCATCAACGAGGACTGCCGCAAGCGCATGGAATACCACCTGCAGCGCATCCAGGACGGCTCCTTCGCCAAGGAGTTCATCGACGACCAGGATGCCGGCGCCCCGCACTTCAAGGAACTGCAGGAGAAGTACTCCAACGAGCGCATCGAGACCGTCGGCCCGAAGCTGCGCGCCATGTTCTCCTGGAACAAGGATGGCGTCAAGGATGCCGACGAGGCCAACTCCTTCACCGGCAAGATCGCCCGCGCCCAGGTTCAGTGA
- a CDS encoding glycoside hydrolase family 13 protein, whose amino-acid sequence MTANNLNDDWWKQAVVYQIYPRSFKDVNGDGIGDIAGVTEKMDYLKSLGVDAIWLSPFYPSDLADGGYDVIDYRNVDPRLGTMDDFDAMAKAAHEAGIKVIVDIVPNHTADKHVFFQEALAAEPGSPARDRYIFRDGRGEHGELPPNDWQSFFGGPAWARVADGQWYLHLFDKAQPDVNWKNPDIHEEFKKTLRFWSDHGTDGFRIDVANGLAKDLESKPLEELGREYSVVGVLNHDFSHPLFDRREVHDIYREWRKVFNEYDPPRFAVAEAWVVPEHQHLYASMDELGQSFNFDFAQANWYADEFRKAIAAGLKAAAETGGSTTTWVMNNHDVPRSPSRYGLPQVKGAPYHQLPHDWLLRNGTTYPEDRELGTRRARAAALMELGLPGAAYIYQGEELGLFEVADIPWDHLEDPTAFHTTRNTMDKGRDGCRVPLPWTAADEPALADFSRPAPADDGTGENHVPLCAAGQFGTGASFGFSPATRAEGVTPAADPHLPQPLWFKDYAVDVEQADPDSMLALYRAALAIRQESLTATRDTTAEQVDMGDDVVAYTRAAVGGRVFTSITNFGNAPVALPDGSVVLASGPLTPEGQLPTDTSAWVIK is encoded by the coding sequence ATGACCGCAAATAACCTCAATGACGACTGGTGGAAGCAGGCCGTCGTCTACCAGATCTACCCGCGCAGCTTCAAGGACGTTAACGGCGACGGCATCGGCGACATCGCCGGCGTCACCGAGAAAATGGACTACCTGAAGAGCCTCGGCGTGGACGCCATCTGGCTCTCCCCGTTCTACCCCTCCGATCTGGCGGACGGCGGCTACGACGTGATCGACTACCGCAACGTCGACCCGCGACTGGGCACCATGGACGACTTCGACGCCATGGCCAAGGCCGCGCATGAGGCCGGCATCAAGGTAATCGTGGACATCGTGCCCAATCACACCGCCGACAAGCACGTGTTCTTCCAGGAGGCCCTCGCCGCCGAGCCCGGCTCCCCGGCGCGCGACCGCTACATCTTCCGCGACGGCCGCGGCGAGCATGGCGAACTGCCCCCGAACGACTGGCAATCCTTCTTCGGCGGCCCGGCCTGGGCGCGCGTGGCCGACGGCCAGTGGTATCTGCACCTGTTCGATAAGGCGCAGCCGGACGTCAACTGGAAGAATCCGGACATCCACGAGGAGTTCAAGAAGACCCTGCGTTTCTGGTCCGACCACGGCACCGACGGCTTCCGCATCGACGTGGCGAACGGCCTGGCCAAGGACCTCGAATCCAAGCCGTTGGAAGAGCTCGGCCGCGAATACAGCGTGGTCGGCGTGCTGAATCATGACTTCAGCCACCCGCTGTTCGACCGTCGCGAGGTGCACGATATCTACCGCGAATGGCGCAAGGTGTTCAACGAGTACGACCCGCCGCGCTTTGCCGTGGCCGAGGCGTGGGTGGTGCCCGAGCACCAGCACCTGTACGCTTCGATGGACGAGCTGGGCCAGTCCTTCAACTTCGACTTCGCGCAAGCCAACTGGTATGCCGACGAGTTCCGCAAGGCCATCGCCGCGGGTCTTAAGGCGGCGGCCGAAACCGGCGGCTCCACCACCACGTGGGTCATGAACAATCACGACGTGCCGCGCAGCCCCTCCCGCTACGGTCTGCCGCAGGTCAAGGGCGCGCCCTACCACCAGCTGCCGCACGACTGGCTGCTGCGCAACGGCACCACATATCCCGAAGACCGCGAGCTCGGCACCCGCCGTGCCCGTGCCGCCGCGCTGATGGAGCTCGGCCTGCCCGGTGCCGCATACATCTATCAGGGCGAGGAACTGGGCCTGTTTGAGGTGGCCGATATTCCGTGGGATCACTTGGAGGATCCGACCGCCTTCCACACCACCCGCAACACGATGGACAAGGGCCGCGACGGCTGCCGCGTGCCGCTGCCGTGGACCGCCGCCGATGAGCCGGCCTTGGCCGATTTCAGCCGTCCGGCTCCGGCCGATGACGGTACCGGCGAAAACCATGTGCCGCTGTGCGCAGCCGGCCAGTTCGGCACGGGCGCTTCCTTCGGCTTCTCGCCGGCTACGCGCGCTGAGGGCGTGACGCCGGCCGCCGACCCGCACCTGCCGCAACCGCTGTGGTTCAAGGATTACGCGGTGGACGTGGAGCAAGCCGACCCGGACTCGATGCTCGCGCTGTATCGCGCCGCACTGGCGATTCGCCAGGAGTCGCTGACCGCCACGCGCGACACCACGGCCGAGCAGGTGGACATGGGCGACGATGTGGTGGCGTACACCCGCGCGGCGGTTGGCGGGCGGGTGTTCACCTCAATCACCAACTTCGGCAATGCCCCGGTCGCGCTGCCCGATGGCTCCGTGGTGCTGGCGTCCGGCCCGCTGACCCCCGAAGGCCAGCTCCCCACCGACACTTCTGCGTGGGTTATCAAGTAG
- a CDS encoding LacI family DNA-binding transcriptional regulator, with product MTKASIQAVAREAGVSVSTVSRTFAKPDLVLPETRDRVMAAAEKLDYSVSRSAAALKSGQSFRIALLASETIASWFNSNIFAGLDSALRPSGYDTVPYPMRNAAERHDFFADLPVRRNADAVIVSSFDIEPAEVERLKHMHVPIVGINIPSTDGFDAGVSIDDYAATRSAIEHLIALGHRHIAFVGSAPTETNMRYSAEARLQGVIDAAAAHPGIELTPLSIQRGLGESNAALNAVLNAFPSITAFCFEDDEMAAPVLYRLRQYGRRVPQDISIIGFDDSTLSAAVGLTTLHQDPFAMGATAGHMVLDAIAGKSIEPAFVRPNTPLILRETTAPPAATAAPAQA from the coding sequence ATGACCAAGGCAAGCATTCAGGCAGTGGCCCGCGAGGCCGGCGTTTCCGTATCCACGGTGTCCCGAACCTTCGCCAAGCCGGATCTGGTGCTTCCCGAGACTCGAGACCGAGTGATGGCCGCGGCCGAAAAGCTCGACTACTCAGTCTCTCGCTCGGCCGCCGCCCTGAAATCCGGCCAATCGTTCCGTATCGCATTGCTTGCCAGCGAGACCATCGCCAGTTGGTTCAATTCGAACATCTTCGCCGGTCTTGACTCGGCGCTGCGCCCCTCCGGCTACGACACTGTGCCCTACCCCATGCGCAACGCCGCCGAGCGCCACGACTTCTTTGCGGATTTGCCCGTGCGGCGCAATGCGGATGCGGTGATTGTCAGCTCCTTCGACATCGAACCGGCTGAAGTGGAGCGACTGAAGCATATGCACGTGCCGATTGTCGGCATCAACATCCCCTCCACCGATGGGTTCGACGCAGGCGTGAGCATTGATGATTACGCCGCCACACGTTCGGCTATCGAGCACCTGATTGCACTCGGCCACCGGCATATCGCGTTCGTCGGCAGCGCACCGACCGAAACCAATATGCGCTACAGTGCCGAGGCTCGTTTGCAGGGCGTCATTGATGCCGCTGCCGCCCATCCGGGGATCGAGCTAACGCCCCTGAGCATTCAACGCGGTCTTGGCGAAAGCAACGCGGCATTGAACGCCGTACTGAACGCCTTCCCCAGCATCACCGCCTTCTGTTTTGAGGATGATGAAATGGCCGCGCCCGTGCTGTATCGCCTGCGTCAATACGGGCGGCGGGTACCTCAGGACATTTCCATCATCGGCTTCGACGATTCCACCCTGTCCGCCGCCGTGGGACTGACCACGCTGCATCAGGACCCGTTCGCAATGGGCGCGACTGCCGGGCACATGGTATTGGATGCCATTGCCGGCAAGTCAATCGAACCGGCATTCGTACGGCCGAACACTCCGCTAATACTGCGCGAAACCACCGCGCCGCCTGCCGCGACAGCAGCGCCCGCGCAGGCGTGA
- the malQ gene encoding 4-alpha-glucanotransferase, which yields MTDAYSNDAATSTGTIADTTNDAASGAPQRAESTERLARPLVKLAKACGLSTSFIDQLGTYTEISDEALVAVLKALDVDASSDEAIKRSMTELEAENSKRLLPPTIVATTGKPTSLTLNCPSDADITASIELEDGTAFGHFALLPNLNSGKPDLTIAPDLPMGYHTLTVTVDGREGKAAIIAAPARIPVPEAVAEHQRWGWMTQMYSVRSRESWGIGDYGDLKLLLADAADKSKADFMLINPIHAGAPIPPLEPSPYLPESRRFLNVTYIRPQDIPEYGTLPADIRAQVDALHDSVAARNDESNPMDINAAWAAKRPALRLIFDAGRNNKRELEFEHFKTTAGPDLDSFATWCLCFEVWGAPWGENRWFFEKTIDDPAVRQLVEEHHDLFEFNRWLQWIAAEQVNAAQQEALDHGMTLGLMQDMAVGVHGLGADAWANPERFASGGVTVGCPPDFYNQQGQDWGQPPFSPRYLEATGYQVYREMVHSMYEHAGAVRIDHVLGLFRLWWIPQGLGALNGAYVTYNHEAMLGVLAIEATRAGGMVVGEDLGTVPDYVRRILADHGVLGTDVEWFNRVDDSPNAGDPYRAPEDYRKQALASVTTHDLPPTAGYLNFEHVKLREELHLLSEPVEAFAASAMAERTAMMNRLVENGYISQTVADDVEGHVQEIVEAMHAMLTDTPSLLLQAALVDGVGECRSQNQPGTSREYSNWRVPLADSSGHVVHTDEVFDLPRVQSLAAVMRREKR from the coding sequence ATGACCGACGCGTACAGCAACGACGCAGCGACCAGCACCGGCACCATCGCAGACACCACCAACGACGCCGCTTCCGGTGCCCCGCAGCGCGCGGAAAGCACGGAACGACTCGCCCGTCCGCTGGTCAAGCTGGCCAAAGCATGCGGGCTTTCCACCTCGTTCATCGACCAGCTCGGCACCTACACCGAAATCAGCGACGAGGCCTTGGTCGCCGTGCTCAAGGCCCTCGATGTGGACGCCTCCAGCGACGAGGCCATAAAACGTTCCATGACCGAACTTGAGGCCGAAAACAGCAAACGTTTGCTACCACCCACCATCGTGGCCACCACCGGCAAGCCGACAAGCCTGACCCTGAATTGCCCGTCGGACGCGGACATCACCGCCTCCATCGAGCTGGAGGACGGCACCGCGTTTGGCCACTTTGCCCTGCTGCCGAACCTCAATTCCGGCAAGCCGGACTTGACCATCGCCCCCGATCTGCCGATGGGCTACCACACACTGACCGTCACGGTGGACGGGCGCGAGGGCAAGGCGGCCATCATCGCCGCCCCCGCGCGCATTCCCGTGCCGGAGGCGGTCGCCGAGCACCAGCGGTGGGGCTGGATGACGCAGATGTATTCCGTGCGGTCCCGCGAATCGTGGGGCATCGGCGATTACGGCGATCTGAAGCTGCTGCTGGCGGACGCGGCCGACAAGTCCAAAGCCGACTTCATGCTCATCAACCCGATTCACGCCGGCGCGCCGATTCCGCCGCTTGAGCCATCGCCGTATCTACCGGAATCGCGCCGATTCCTCAACGTGACGTACATCCGCCCGCAGGACATCCCCGAATACGGCACGCTGCCGGCCGATATCCGAGCGCAGGTGGATGCGCTGCATGATTCAGTGGCCGCACGCAACGACGAATCGAACCCGATGGACATCAACGCGGCGTGGGCGGCCAAACGCCCGGCGCTGCGCCTGATCTTCGACGCGGGCCGCAACAACAAGCGCGAGCTCGAATTCGAGCATTTCAAGACCACCGCCGGCCCAGACCTCGATTCCTTCGCCACCTGGTGCCTGTGCTTCGAGGTATGGGGCGCGCCGTGGGGCGAGAACCGTTGGTTCTTCGAGAAGACCATCGACGACCCGGCCGTGCGCCAGCTCGTCGAGGAGCACCACGACCTGTTCGAGTTCAACCGCTGGCTGCAGTGGATTGCCGCCGAGCAGGTGAACGCCGCGCAGCAGGAGGCGCTGGACCACGGCATGACACTGGGTCTGATGCAAGACATGGCCGTGGGCGTGCACGGGCTCGGCGCGGATGCCTGGGCCAATCCGGAACGCTTCGCCTCCGGCGGCGTCACGGTCGGCTGCCCGCCGGACTTCTATAACCAGCAGGGCCAGGATTGGGGCCAGCCGCCGTTCAGCCCACGCTATCTGGAGGCCACCGGCTACCAGGTGTACCGCGAGATGGTGCATTCGATGTACGAGCACGCGGGCGCGGTGCGCATCGACCATGTGCTGGGCCTGTTCCGCCTGTGGTGGATTCCGCAGGGGCTCGGCGCCCTCAACGGCGCATACGTAACGTACAACCACGAAGCGATGCTGGGAGTACTGGCCATCGAAGCCACGCGCGCCGGAGGCATGGTGGTTGGCGAGGATCTGGGCACCGTGCCGGATTACGTGCGCCGCATTCTGGCAGATCACGGCGTACTCGGCACTGACGTGGAATGGTTCAACCGCGTGGACGATTCGCCGAACGCCGGCGACCCGTACCGCGCACCCGAGGACTACCGCAAGCAGGCATTGGCCTCGGTGACCACGCACGATCTGCCACCCACCGCCGGCTACCTGAACTTCGAACACGTCAAGCTACGCGAGGAGCTGCATCTCCTGAGCGAGCCGGTGGAGGCGTTCGCCGCCTCGGCGATGGCCGAACGCACGGCCATGATGAACCGTCTGGTGGAGAACGGCTATATCTCGCAGACCGTGGCGGATGATGTGGAAGGCCATGTGCAGGAAATCGTGGAAGCGATGCACGCCATGCTCACCGATACGCCGTCGCTGCTGCTGCAGGCAGCGTTGGTGGACGGCGTGGGCGAATGCCGTTCCCAGAATCAGCCGGGCACTTCCAGAGAGTATTCGAACTGGCGCGTGCCGCTGGCGGACAGCTCAGGCCACGTGGTACATACCGACGAGGTCTTCGACCTGCCACGCGTGCAGTCCCTAGCCGCCGTGATGCGCCGAGAGAAGCGGTGA
- a CDS encoding alpha-amylase family protein, whose amino-acid sequence MDSDKAAVWVTNWDTERNGSSLTTRDGTSYLLANAFMLAYDYGQPHIFSGYYYAGVDDGAPGATRTSVPDMTCPTDGIETAGTWHCAQRWTAIRGMIGFRNAVAGTFTATVAKGSAVALYAGATPANWAGTRKYDPSDPAWFTGETPHKGDDTAAKSADSAASAKSGDAKSGKATSDAIRRAATLAAILLPVIVGVTFMAIARRNGKAQSDNSGPNND is encoded by the coding sequence GTGGATTCCGATAAGGCGGCCGTATGGGTGACCAACTGGGACACCGAGCGCAACGGCTCCTCGCTCACCACCCGTGACGGCACCAGCTACCTGCTCGCCAACGCCTTCATGCTCGCCTACGATTACGGCCAGCCGCACATCTTCTCCGGCTACTACTACGCCGGCGTCGACGACGGCGCTCCCGGCGCCACCCGCACCTCCGTGCCGGACATGACCTGTCCGACCGACGGCATCGAAACCGCCGGCACCTGGCACTGCGCGCAACGCTGGACCGCCATCCGCGGCATGATCGGCTTCCGCAACGCCGTGGCCGGCACCTTCACCGCCACCGTGGCCAAGGGCTCGGCCGTCGCCCTATACGCCGGCGCGACGCCCGCAAACTGGGCCGGCACCCGGAAATACGATCCGTCCGATCCCGCCTGGTTCACCGGCGAAACACCGCATAAGGGCGATGACACCGCCGCCAAGTCCGCCGATTCCGCAGCGTCCGCCAAGTCAGGCGACGCCAAGTCCGGAAAGGCAACGTCCGATGCCATCCGCCGCGCCGCAACGCTCGCCGCCATCCTCCTGCCCGTCATCGTCGGCGTCACGTTCATGGCGATAGCTCGCAGGAACGGCAAAGCCCAGTCCGACAACAGCGGCCCGAATAACGACTGA